CTGCGCCCACTCCGCGCCCAGCACCTGGCGCCGGTGGGCGCGCAGTTCGGCCAGCACGGGCATCCAGGTGTGGAGCTGGTCTTGCTGGAAGGTGTTGCGTGGCTGGTACCGGCGCACCTCCAGGTATTTGTCGTACATCGAAATCACCTGGGTGGCCAGGGCCTCGCCGAGGTCGCGCTGCGCCTCATCGGCCACCAGGGCACGGATGGCGTCCATCGGCACCTCGCCGATGGCCAGCAGGTAGTACTCGAAGCGACTGCGCAAGCCGCTGCACGGCTGCAGGGCCTCCCCCCGGGCACACCAGTCTCCGTGGGGCTCGGTGCCCTGGAATGAGCCTTCTTTGAACAGTTTGTGGCGAACTTGGGCGACCGTCATGGCCGACCCGCCTGTCTGGGCGTCGGAGGTGTCGGCGCCAACAGCCGCCCCCACGCCGGACTTGATCATGGACCAGCCGTCGGCCGCCGCCTGTCCGGCATCGGCACCGTCACGGTCGTGGCCCGACCACCACAACCAGCCACCGGCCGCGGCCAGCACGGCCGCCACCAGGAGTGTGAGCATCCATCCACGCTTGAGCATGCGTGTTCCTTTGTTGTTCATTCGATGACCAACGGCCTGTCAAGACAGGCCGTTGGGTACTGCAGGGCCCGACAAGTTTCCTCTATCGGACCGGGTTCATGACATCACAGGCCAGCACCCTTCAGGCGCGAAGCGTGCTGAACGTAGAAGGCCACGGGGTCCGGAGCGTCCTTGCCGATGGTGCCCAGCACCTGGTTGATCTGGTCCAGGTGGTTCCAGGGGTAGTCGTCACGGATGACCTTGCCCCAGTGGCTGGAGCAACGGCCCACCAGGCCATCGTTGGCTTCATCGCCGAAGTACTTGGCGGTGGCGCCCAGGATCAGGTCAGAGATGTCCCAACCGTTGGTCTTGACGGCCGTGCCAGAGAACGAATACCAGCGCATCTGGTTGCCTCGGATGCTGGCCACTTCGGGGCCTTGGCCACAGGGCGTGGTGGGGGCGGCGGTGGGGAACTTGGCGTTGAACACGGCCGAGCCCTCGCTGCTCAGGGCGCCCAGGGCCGCCGTCAGGTCGGTGCTGGAGGTGGTCTTGTTGCCGGTCAGCCAGGAGATCAGCTTCAGGCCAGCGGTGGCCAACTGGTCGAAGCTGCCGCCATCGGTGTAGCCCTCAATCACGACGTCTGCCACCTTGCTGCCAAAGTGGGTACCGGCCATGGTGCTCACGCTGGCGACCATGTTGGGCACGGTGCCGGCGACGTAGCGCACGGTGGGGCCGCCATGGCTGTGGCCGATCAGGTTGAACTTGCTGACCTTGTCAGCAGCAGCCCATTGCTGCATCTGCTGGATCAGTTCTTCGCCGCGGAATTCGGTGGTTTGCGACGGGTTGAGCGACGCAATGTAAACGGTGGCGCCCTTCTTGCGCAGCTCGCCGGGCACTTGGTAGTAGTAGTTGACGGCGCCCAGGATGTTGTCAAACCCGATGAAACCGTGCACCAGCACGATGGGGTTTTTGGTGGCGGCGGGCTTGGTCAGCCAGTCAAACAAACCAGCGTGGGCAGGCACGGCGCAGGTGAGTGCGGCAGCGGCGGCCAGGGCGGTGGATACAGCACGAACTTTCATCAGGGTCTCCTCGGTCAGGGTTGGGTGTTGCTAGACACGCCCTCATTTGAACGCAGGGTGTTAAATCACGACCGAGGGTTGCCCCCAGGTTCCAGGGTCAGTCCCACCCTGCGTTCAAGCGCCCCTGAACGGGTTAACCCCCTCACACCCCCACGCCGTTCTGGCCAAAAGCGAAAGGGCCCGCCGAAGCGGGCCCTCGTACACCAGGGTCAGCCCCTGGCAGGCATCACAGGCCAGCCCACTTCAGGCGGTTGGCGTGCTGCACGTAGAAGGCCACGGGATCCGGGGCGTTCTTGCCGATGGAGCCCAGCACCTGGTTGATCTGGTCCAGGTGGTTCCAGGGGTAGTCGTCACGGATGACCTTGCCCCAGTGGCTGGAGCAGCGGCCCACGAGGCCGTCGTTGGGCTCGTCGCCAAAGTAGGTGGCGGTGCCTGCCAGGATGGCGTCGGAAATGTCCCAGCCGTTGGTCTTGACGGCCGTGCCGGAGAACGAATACCAGCGCATGGCGTTGCCCTTGATGCTGGCTTTCTCGGGGCCCTGACCGCAGGCGGTGGTGGGGGCTGCGGTGGGGAACTTGGCGTTGAACGCGGCCGAGCCTTCAGCGCTCAGGGCTTTCAAGGCGGTGAGCAGGTCGGTGTCCGAGGTGGTCTTGTTGCCCGTCAGCCACGAGATCAGCTTGAGACCGGCCGTGGCCAGTTGGTCAAAGCCGCCACCGGGGGTGGTGTTGGCCAGGATGTCGTCGGCCACCTTGCTGCCGAAGTGGGTGCCTGCCATGGTGCTCACGCTGGCGACCATGTTGGGCACGGTGCCGGCCGCATAACGCACGGTGGGGCCGCCATGGCTGTGGCCAATGAGGTTGAACTTGCTGACCTTGTCGGCCGCTGCCCATTGCTTCATTTGCTGGATCAGCTCTTCACCGCGGAATTCGGTGGTCTGCGAGGGGTTGACCGAGGCGATGTAGACCGTGGCGCCCTTGTCGCGCAGCGCGCCAGGCACTTGGTAGAAGTAGTTGACCGCACCCAGGATGTTGTCAAAGCCGATGAAGCCGTGAACCAGCACGATGGGGTGCTTGGTGGCCGCAGGTTTGAAGATGTTGAAGAGCTGGGCGTGGGCGGGCGCGGCACACACCAGGGCGGCGGCGGTGGCGATCGAGGCGCACACCGAACGGGTTGACAAGATGGACATGGAGTCTCCTACAGCTAACACACACTGTTGATGGTTTCAGCGTGATGAACACGCGAGCCGTATTTAACGTGTTTCGTTAACTTTTCCACATGAGGACCAACCCGAGCGTGGCGCGGCTTGATCCCTGAGCTGCGCGCGCCGGTCAATCCGCGGGCGGTCGGCGGGTCAGGAGCGCGTGCTCGTACAACACTTTGCGAGGCAGACCCGTGAGATCAGCCATGAGGCTGGCCGCCAGCTTGACCGGCACATGGGCCGCCAGCGCCTCCAGCACGGCCATGGCCGCCGGGCTCAGGGCCTCATCGGCCAAGGCCTCAGGAGCCCGGGCATGCACCACGACGACGTACTCGCCTTTTTCGCGGTGGGCATCGGCGGCCAGCCAG
This genomic window from Aquabacterium sp. A3 contains:
- a CDS encoding esterase/lipase family protein, which encodes MKVRAVSTALAAAAALTCAVPAHAGLFDWLTKPAATKNPIVLVHGFIGFDNILGAVNYYYQVPGELRKKGATVYIASLNPSQTTEFRGEELIQQMQQWAAADKVSKFNLIGHSHGGPTVRYVAGTVPNMVASVSTMAGTHFGSKVADVVIEGYTDGGSFDQLATAGLKLISWLTGNKTTSSTDLTAALGALSSEGSAVFNAKFPTAAPTTPCGQGPEVASIRGNQMRWYSFSGTAVKTNGWDISDLILGATAKYFGDEANDGLVGRCSSHWGKVIRDDYPWNHLDQINQVLGTIGKDAPDPVAFYVQHASRLKGAGL
- a CDS encoding esterase/lipase family protein is translated as MSILSTRSVCASIATAAALVCAAPAHAQLFNIFKPAATKHPIVLVHGFIGFDNILGAVNYFYQVPGALRDKGATVYIASVNPSQTTEFRGEELIQQMKQWAAADKVSKFNLIGHSHGGPTVRYAAGTVPNMVASVSTMAGTHFGSKVADDILANTTPGGGFDQLATAGLKLISWLTGNKTTSDTDLLTALKALSAEGSAAFNAKFPTAAPTTACGQGPEKASIKGNAMRWYSFSGTAVKTNGWDISDAILAGTATYFGDEPNDGLVGRCSSHWGKVIRDDYPWNHLDQINQVLGSIGKNAPDPVAFYVQHANRLKWAGL
- a CDS encoding lipase secretion chaperone, which codes for MLKRGWMLTLLVAAVLAAAGGWLWWSGHDRDGADAGQAAADGWSMIKSGVGAAVGADTSDAQTGGSAMTVAQVRHKLFKEGSFQGTEPHGDWCARGEALQPCSGLRSRFEYYLLAIGEVPMDAIRALVADEAQRDLGEALATQVISMYDKYLEVRRYQPRNTFQQDQLHTWMPVLAELRAHRRQVLGAEWAQAFYGDDEAKFESLHAQIQSGLPPPPDPGAPVPQMAPGKDPAVVHAERVARYGEEAAQRLAKVDEEWADWQRRLADARREWDSLQGNNALSDLQRREQMNAYVQQHFKPDEHLRVQALLKL